In Fibrobacter sp. UWH4, a single genomic region encodes these proteins:
- the tsaB gene encoding tRNA (adenosine(37)-N6)-threonylcarbamoyltransferase complex dimerization subunit type 1 TsaB produces the protein MFDLFVDTSRKGISMALLESGANRYIESIDESARGETASAMLDALLEKAGATLDQVTRVMVTLGPGSFSGLRTGVAFCEGLSFSGKRKLYGVSTLAALACFADASESAAVVIRARKDYWYLRLDEKESFIETAQVIEALKAHPVKAVVVDEAALADESLQAAFNSTGARTILDKGQPLSKWSRLFNTVSPSLMLEANYILPSYFEKLH, from the coding sequence ATGTTCGACTTATTTGTAGATACTTCGCGCAAGGGAATCTCGATGGCGCTCCTCGAATCGGGAGCAAACCGCTACATCGAATCCATCGATGAATCGGCCCGTGGCGAAACCGCCTCGGCCATGCTCGACGCCCTCCTCGAAAAAGCAGGCGCCACCCTCGACCAGGTCACACGCGTCATGGTTACGCTCGGTCCCGGCTCTTTCAGCGGCCTACGCACGGGAGTCGCCTTTTGCGAAGGGCTCAGTTTTAGTGGCAAGCGCAAGCTCTACGGAGTTTCTACCCTGGCGGCCCTAGCCTGCTTTGCCGACGCGTCCGAAAGTGCGGCAGTCGTCATCCGCGCACGCAAGGACTACTGGTACCTGCGCCTCGACGAAAAAGAAAGCTTTATCGAAACGGCCCAGGTCATCGAAGCCCTCAAGGCTCACCCCGTAAAAGCAGTCGTCGTAGACGAGGCTGCCCTCGCCGACGAGTCCCTGCAAGCCGCATTCAATTCAACCGGCGCAAGGACTATTCTGGATAAGGGTCAGCCGCTCAGCAAATGGAGCCGCCTTTTCAATACGGTCTCCCCCAGCCTGATGCTCGAAGCAAACTACATCCTGCCTTCGTATTTCGAAAAGTTGCACTGA
- a CDS encoding YdcF family protein, giving the protein MSKLPTKKQIKKKKIILSALVLTAIFFVITFYIVMTQSGHWLVDDDDFDHVNWVVVLDGQTADMERTDYAAELMASGKADSVLILGRRTFRNKTNAEFYLDDFMKLGDFDSNAVFIARHDDPSTIGEAYTIIPWLKKHKADTVLLLTSAASTHRVKNIFRTLSGDSPVYFTKDLHHFIYNADSWYTSRESRKEWLRGWAALFVSYYDLLPAGNLTAADSFYYKPIISAKEFESENNPVVDLQSLLPKVQEKLKETTADTVKADTTAKDTVVKKDSTAKDSTTK; this is encoded by the coding sequence TTGTCCAAGCTACCCACCAAGAAGCAAATCAAGAAGAAAAAGATCATTCTGAGTGCGCTTGTCCTTACCGCCATTTTTTTCGTCATCACCTTCTACATCGTAATGACGCAAAGCGGGCATTGGCTTGTCGATGACGACGATTTCGACCACGTAAACTGGGTTGTCGTTTTGGACGGACAGACCGCAGATATGGAACGCACCGACTATGCCGCCGAACTGATGGCAAGCGGGAAAGCGGACTCCGTACTGATTCTCGGCCGACGTACTTTTCGCAACAAGACCAACGCCGAATTCTACCTAGACGATTTCATGAAGCTAGGGGATTTCGACAGTAATGCGGTCTTTATCGCAAGGCATGATGATCCATCCACCATCGGCGAAGCATACACCATTATTCCCTGGCTCAAGAAACACAAGGCGGACACCGTACTTCTCTTGACGAGCGCCGCCTCGACCCACCGGGTCAAGAACATTTTCAGGACTCTTTCCGGAGACAGTCCCGTCTACTTCACCAAAGACCTTCACCACTTTATCTACAATGCCGATTCCTGGTATACAAGCCGCGAATCCCGCAAGGAATGGCTGCGAGGCTGGGCTGCTCTGTTTGTTTCGTACTACGATCTTTTGCCCGCAGGGAACCTTACGGCAGCAGACTCCTTCTACTACAAGCCGATCATTTCCGCAAAGGAATTCGAATCCGAAAACAACCCCGTCGTCGACTTGCAATCGCTCCTTCCCAAGGTGCAGGAAAAGCTGAAGGAAACCACAGCGGATACCGTAAAGGCAGACACGACCGCCAAGGATACCGTCGTCAAGAAAGACTCAACGGCAAAGGACTCAACAACAAAGTAA
- the rimI gene encoding ribosomal protein S18-alanine N-acetyltransferase → MPIRLMNSADIPAVLRIQGELAFQDWNERQYEIEIKAPYTYAVVYENDGDIIGYAVFHLLGADSELLSIAVRNSAQHSGIGGKLLQAGLSQLDLEKTDCCFLEVRETNLKARRFYEKHGFTLFGIRKKYYADGENAALYRTEKRSDIDPSRKGV, encoded by the coding sequence ATGCCGATTCGCCTTATGAATTCCGCCGACATTCCTGCCGTCCTGCGAATTCAGGGCGAGCTCGCATTCCAAGACTGGAACGAGCGTCAATACGAGATTGAAATCAAGGCTCCCTACACTTACGCCGTCGTCTACGAAAACGATGGCGATATCATCGGGTATGCGGTTTTCCATCTACTGGGAGCCGATTCGGAATTGCTCTCCATCGCAGTCCGCAACTCGGCGCAACATAGCGGGATCGGCGGAAAACTTTTGCAGGCAGGGCTTTCGCAACTTGACCTTGAAAAAACGGACTGTTGCTTTCTGGAGGTCCGCGAGACCAACCTCAAAGCCCGCCGCTTTTACGAAAAACATGGATTTACTTTGTTCGGAATACGCAAAAAATACTACGCCGACGGTGAAAACGCGGCCCTCTACCGCACCGAAAAAAGAAGCGACATAGATCCATCGCGAAAAGGAGTTTAA
- a CDS encoding D-alanine--D-alanine ligase yields MARMRVLVLMGGPSTEHDVSVVSGTGVVRAMNPDRYNIHPVLIDKDGTWHWSSRELSPYQKDNFSVNYFRGLEGTAANCKKSPALSELPDADIAFLALHGKWGEDGHIQAMLENWGIPYTGCGLLASALAMDKVKTKEIYRANGIPTPPYRVIWKHDFTGDTLVSVSDELGFPLVIKDPLGGSSIGIGIAKDLDEAGKIAQDLFKDSNRLLCEKFIAGEEASCGYIEGEKPLPPTEMRMTTREYFDFEAKYNGECKEVTPAEFEPDLTARIQELVKNAHYAIGGSGYSRTDVRITKDKQLFAIETNTLPGMTPTSILPAEAASVGITYSQLIDLIIDKSLYIKR; encoded by the coding sequence ATGGCTCGTATGCGCGTTTTGGTCTTGATGGGTGGTCCGTCCACCGAACATGATGTTTCCGTTGTCAGTGGCACCGGCGTTGTCCGCGCCATGAACCCGGACCGTTACAATATCCACCCCGTCCTTATCGACAAAGACGGTACCTGGCACTGGTCTTCCCGCGAACTTTCCCCCTACCAGAAGGACAATTTCTCGGTCAATTATTTCCGCGGACTCGAAGGCACCGCCGCAAACTGCAAAAAATCTCCGGCCCTTTCTGAACTCCCCGACGCCGACATCGCCTTCCTCGCCTTGCACGGTAAATGGGGCGAAGACGGCCACATTCAAGCTATGCTCGAAAACTGGGGTATTCCGTACACCGGTTGCGGTCTCCTTGCCTCGGCCCTTGCCATGGACAAGGTGAAGACCAAGGAAATCTACAGGGCAAACGGCATCCCGACTCCGCCGTATCGCGTCATCTGGAAGCACGACTTTACCGGCGACACGCTCGTGTCCGTTTCCGACGAACTCGGATTCCCGCTGGTAATCAAGGATCCGCTGGGAGGTTCCTCCATCGGCATCGGTATCGCCAAGGACCTTGACGAAGCAGGCAAAATTGCCCAGGACCTGTTCAAGGATTCCAACCGCTTGCTCTGCGAAAAGTTCATTGCCGGCGAAGAAGCAAGCTGCGGCTACATCGAAGGCGAAAAGCCCCTGCCGCCGACCGAAATGCGCATGACCACCCGCGAATACTTTGACTTTGAAGCCAAGTACAACGGCGAATGCAAGGAAGTCACTCCGGCCGAATTCGAGCCCGATCTTACGGCACGCATCCAGGAACTCGTGAAAAACGCTCACTATGCTATTGGCGGTTCAGGCTACAGCCGTACCGACGTGCGTATCACCAAAGACAAGCAACTGTTTGCCATCGAAACGAATACGCTCCCGGGCATGACTCCGACTTCGATTCTTCCGGCCGAAGCTGCCAGCGTAGGCATTACCTACAGCCAGCTGATCGACCTGATTATCGACAAGAGCCTCTACATCAAAAGATAA
- a CDS encoding right-handed parallel beta-helix repeat-containing protein: protein MKWKYLALMAFLIAALHGGAFAVDTEEASGNVIGGNLSGFLKADRSPYRVNETLVVPEGRVLLIEAGVELHFAEGTGLDVRGGSLAVMGELGNPVVFAAAKEGGSWNGISVTGAKRSEVQGVVVKNAEFGFTVESGALELRDAEINNASRAALYVRNASVDIQWATIQNSGNVGVWATQSASVMIDGTNFDNNHIALVVGDESKVSVQRSYLESNETAILDIGNNYLKLRNTVLEGNQIGYASQDLPPEDVKKSMKNNHKDMIHDVEYLQNGIGDEPRNPYANGLKIGANLGVESVDSVWNVSGSVGVEVGYHKVLTRKHYESEPYVSGTDTVYTGDRYINYFQVPGLFTNWNADVLMQSPTGQVVEVVADVSSDSWDHFKVHRFQASYTDENQRLVLGDVYAHAGELYLAGVNAFGGSYDLKVLQNSVKDPLFEGSVFVGETKAPKIIGERNYDVYKDYVEDGEAEPQRMIVGGKVRWNMHRRFNGTLGFIGNEDYVKDPFLRDGMSEKVNMASPRISSKTFFADGNWLFFPGDIKLNGQVAVGGVDTVNVETMRAINQVFAEAGLDASNYALLNRLMKDPRQVSALTAKQLESIYGDNSLKTPSEMRAELRSLLEKASKIAKETVVDQSKPSNGDFWGHEHWAVAGSYQWSDDNTFIEGYLRYVGREYFSAGSPDLLQNTRMIGGNLKRKIYDFWNLGFGYTVNVENAADDGSGYNIFGMAEGSKWGMFSGAESDWLEEHEQDETRAQYIHDAYLSNDFGLTDKVNLMLKYSINYRTRSTPQRLYANYSANSGIYNDPWFRAQSGRPTLKVYTEDDTLLIDSARWAKYYSVADEDYLATQFVERLMKHTLELGLTFKLPQKSVLKVGGVVEVRSDISKFEQDDLLDQFDFKDETYGILGYYFHGGDYFEQRYPVSLTISSDGFRNMFAVMPRYKIYNRNEMREFEWTLSDNMDIDLSKNFLELSLGAGLRQNFLSYEIEEEDYDEMELDVDGSAKLRVYHTPSLYSDWTVGAIFNYRPDNRADQYKDFYMIAALNYEF from the coding sequence ATGAAATGGAAGTATTTGGCCTTGATGGCGTTTTTGATAGCGGCACTCCATGGGGGTGCTTTTGCCGTTGATACGGAGGAGGCCTCGGGGAATGTCATTGGGGGAAATCTTTCCGGCTTTTTGAAAGCGGATCGTTCGCCATACAGGGTGAATGAAACTCTCGTTGTTCCCGAAGGTCGCGTTCTTTTGATTGAGGCTGGCGTAGAACTGCATTTTGCGGAGGGGACAGGTCTTGACGTTCGAGGCGGATCGCTTGCGGTGATGGGTGAACTGGGAAATCCGGTTGTGTTTGCCGCGGCAAAGGAAGGGGGCTCCTGGAACGGAATCTCGGTGACGGGGGCGAAACGCTCCGAGGTGCAGGGTGTTGTTGTCAAGAATGCCGAGTTCGGTTTTACGGTCGAAAGCGGCGCCCTGGAACTTCGTGATGCCGAAATTAATAATGCCTCACGGGCGGCCCTTTATGTCCGCAATGCGTCGGTCGATATTCAGTGGGCGACAATCCAGAATTCAGGGAATGTCGGTGTATGGGCGACTCAGAGTGCCTCGGTGATGATTGACGGGACGAACTTTGACAATAACCATATCGCCCTTGTGGTGGGGGATGAATCCAAGGTGAGCGTGCAACGTTCCTATTTGGAATCGAACGAAACCGCCATTCTTGATATAGGGAACAATTATCTGAAATTGCGCAATACGGTCTTGGAAGGAAACCAGATTGGCTATGCTTCGCAGGACCTGCCTCCCGAAGACGTGAAGAAGTCCATGAAGAATAACCATAAGGACATGATTCACGATGTGGAATATTTGCAAAACGGCATTGGCGATGAACCGCGCAATCCCTACGCGAACGGGTTAAAAATCGGTGCGAATCTCGGGGTGGAATCGGTCGATTCTGTATGGAATGTTTCGGGAAGTGTCGGTGTCGAAGTCGGTTATCACAAGGTGCTGACCCGGAAACACTATGAGAGTGAACCTTATGTGTCCGGAACCGATACGGTTTATACGGGGGATCGTTACATCAACTATTTCCAGGTTCCGGGACTGTTTACGAACTGGAATGCGGATGTCTTGATGCAATCTCCGACTGGGCAGGTGGTTGAGGTGGTCGCCGACGTTTCTAGCGACAGCTGGGACCATTTCAAGGTGCACCGTTTCCAGGCGTCGTATACCGATGAAAACCAGCGACTGGTTTTGGGTGATGTCTATGCGCATGCGGGAGAACTTTACCTAGCCGGAGTGAACGCTTTCGGTGGCTCGTATGACTTGAAGGTTCTGCAAAATTCTGTGAAGGATCCGCTGTTCGAAGGTTCCGTCTTTGTGGGCGAGACCAAGGCGCCCAAGATTATAGGGGAACGCAACTATGACGTATACAAGGATTATGTGGAAGACGGCGAAGCGGAGCCGCAACGGATGATTGTGGGTGGAAAGGTTCGCTGGAACATGCATCGTCGATTCAATGGAACGCTTGGCTTTATCGGAAACGAGGATTACGTGAAAGATCCGTTCTTGAGGGACGGCATGTCGGAAAAAGTCAATATGGCGAGCCCGAGAATTTCGTCGAAGACTTTCTTTGCCGATGGAAACTGGCTCTTTTTCCCGGGAGATATCAAGCTGAATGGCCAGGTGGCTGTCGGTGGTGTCGATACGGTGAATGTCGAGACGATGAGGGCGATTAACCAGGTGTTTGCCGAAGCGGGGCTGGATGCCTCTAATTATGCCTTGCTGAACCGTTTGATGAAGGACCCGCGTCAGGTCAGTGCGTTGACGGCTAAGCAGCTGGAATCGATTTATGGGGACAATTCGCTGAAGACGCCTTCGGAAATGCGCGCAGAATTGCGGAGCCTGTTGGAAAAGGCGTCCAAGATTGCAAAAGAAACGGTCGTGGACCAGTCCAAGCCTTCGAACGGAGACTTTTGGGGACATGAACATTGGGCCGTGGCGGGGTCTTACCAGTGGTCCGACGACAACACTTTTATAGAAGGTTACTTACGTTACGTGGGGCGCGAATACTTTAGTGCCGGATCTCCGGACCTGTTGCAGAATACGCGTATGATTGGCGGTAACCTGAAGCGGAAAATCTACGATTTCTGGAACCTGGGTTTTGGATATACGGTGAATGTGGAAAACGCTGCCGACGATGGTTCCGGCTACAACATATTCGGCATGGCGGAAGGTTCCAAGTGGGGAATGTTCTCGGGAGCGGAAAGTGACTGGCTCGAGGAACATGAGCAGGATGAAACACGTGCTCAGTATATTCACGATGCTTACTTGAGTAACGATTTCGGCTTGACGGACAAGGTAAACCTGATGCTGAAGTATTCCATAAATTATAGGACTCGCAGTACGCCGCAGCGTTTGTATGCCAATTATTCAGCCAATTCCGGAATCTATAATGATCCTTGGTTCAGGGCGCAAAGCGGACGCCCGACTTTGAAGGTTTATACCGAAGATGACACGTTACTAATTGACTCGGCTCGCTGGGCGAAGTATTATAGCGTGGCTGACGAAGATTACCTTGCGACCCAGTTTGTGGAGCGGTTGATGAAGCATACGCTTGAACTGGGATTGACTTTTAAGCTGCCCCAGAAGAGTGTCTTGAAGGTGGGCGGTGTTGTGGAAGTTCGTTCGGACATATCCAAGTTTGAACAGGATGACCTGTTGGACCAGTTTGATTTCAAGGATGAAACTTACGGAATATTGGGATACTATTTCCACGGTGGAGATTACTTTGAACAACGTTATCCAGTTTCCTTGACCATTTCAAGTGACGGCTTCAGGAATATGTTTGCCGTGATGCCGCGATACAAGATTTATAACCGTAACGAGATGCGCGAATTTGAATGGACCCTGTCGGACAATATGGATATCGACTTGTCCAAGAATTTCCTGGAACTTTCGCTCGGTGCGGGGCTCCGTCAGAATTTCCTGAGCTATGAAATTGAGGAAGAGGATTATGACGAAATGGAACTGGATGTAGACGGTTCCGCCAAATTGCGCGTGTATCATACGCCATCGCTGTATTCGGATTGGACTGTTGGCGCAATCTTTAATTACAGACCGGATAACCGGGCCGATCAATACAAGGATTTCTACATGATTGCGGCTTTGAACTATGAATTCTAG
- a CDS encoding deoxyribonuclease IV produces the protein MMYIGCHLSSSAGFFAMGETALSIGANVFQFFTRNPRGGAAKPFDKADAVKLVALLEENRFGPILAHAPYTLNACAADDGLRQYAIDVMKDDLFRMDHFPGAMYNFHPGSHVKQGAEVGIELIAKALNEILNPAQKTTVLLETMAGKGSEVGRTFEELRAILDRVELSDKLGVCLDTCHVFDGGYDIVNDLDGVLEKFDKVIGLKRLKAIHLNDSKNPMGSHKDRHEVLGGGFIGQEALLRVVKHPLLKELPFYLETPNELPGYAAEVALVRKAVAAVNK, from the coding sequence GTGATGTATATCGGTTGTCATTTGTCATCTTCCGCCGGTTTTTTCGCGATGGGCGAAACGGCATTGTCGATTGGTGCGAATGTTTTTCAGTTCTTTACGCGAAACCCGCGCGGCGGTGCCGCAAAGCCCTTTGACAAGGCGGATGCGGTAAAGCTTGTCGCGTTGCTGGAGGAAAACCGTTTTGGCCCGATTTTGGCACACGCTCCGTATACGCTGAATGCCTGTGCCGCCGATGATGGCCTTAGGCAATATGCCATAGACGTAATGAAGGACGACCTGTTCCGTATGGACCATTTCCCGGGAGCGATGTACAATTTTCATCCGGGAAGCCATGTGAAGCAGGGTGCCGAAGTCGGCATAGAGCTGATTGCAAAGGCGTTGAATGAAATACTGAATCCTGCACAGAAAACGACTGTGTTGCTGGAAACGATGGCTGGCAAGGGCTCTGAGGTCGGAAGAACTTTTGAGGAATTGCGCGCGATTTTAGACCGTGTGGAACTTTCTGACAAACTGGGCGTTTGCTTGGATACTTGCCACGTGTTTGACGGTGGCTATGATATCGTGAATGACTTGGATGGCGTCCTGGAAAAGTTTGACAAGGTGATTGGACTGAAGCGCCTGAAGGCGATTCACCTGAATGATTCGAAGAACCCCATGGGAAGCCATAAGGATCGTCATGAGGTCCTTGGGGGTGGTTTTATTGGACAGGAAGCCTTGTTACGAGTGGTGAAACATCCTTTATTAAAAGAGCTGCCTTTCTACCTGGAAACGCCCAATGAATTGCCTGGGTATGCGGCCGAAGTTGCGCTTGTACGGAAGGCGGTTGCGGCGGTAAACAAATAA
- a CDS encoding glycoside hydrolase family 9 protein produces MKIPVRYNHVGYAPQCAKIFFVNTKELPCDRLAVDDCFFRIVKVGRGVDGVQVYEGRFRDGTFEHEGLCEYTGELLWSGDFSVVREPGDYTIQIWQENRIEKEMLLFETAPFVISDGWIYRQLLANIKSFYFQRSGVDLLPEYAGKWMRPAAHRDDAIEFHPSMQRKGVWNAHGGWYDAGDYGKYIVNGGVSVATLLLACELADESLCGEPVPCQNQLREAILGGGVESGDGLRQYSLKDEVRFELEFFLRMQDEDGGVFFKVTPEHWDGFVSPKDSDLLQKRMILGKSTTSTLNFAGVLAAAHRVYRGSDAAFAERCLQSAVSAYRWAVARPFVDWPHNTEGSGGYGDEHAEDECFWARAMLYRELQTRGGAFAGMTAAELRPQILEDMENLPPKFGADWRDTQNLGWMGLALQDQDVELRNSARNALEKTAEDIVEAQKHDAYGISLSKFIWGSNGEIANHALTLAVVKRWKKDGCLDDACGSDCGENVGGGEREARGKGLSLDFWCRELLNFIYGRNPVDVSFVTGSAWSSPKFPHHRLSHSDGVTEPIPGLLVGGINCDRQDMHRAPHYPGELAGFSYTDERCSFASNETAINWNAPLTAVLALLCC; encoded by the coding sequence ATGAAAATACCTGTCCGCTATAACCATGTGGGATATGCTCCCCAATGTGCCAAGATTTTCTTTGTGAATACGAAAGAGTTGCCGTGTGACAGACTTGCTGTAGACGACTGTTTCTTTAGAATCGTGAAAGTCGGTCGCGGTGTGGATGGTGTGCAGGTGTACGAGGGACGTTTTAGGGACGGTACCTTTGAACACGAGGGACTTTGCGAGTACACAGGGGAATTGCTCTGGTCGGGTGATTTTTCGGTGGTCAGGGAGCCCGGCGACTATACGATCCAGATTTGGCAGGAAAACCGCATAGAGAAGGAGATGCTGTTGTTTGAAACTGCCCCGTTCGTAATTTCGGACGGCTGGATTTATCGTCAGTTGCTTGCGAATATCAAGTCGTTTTATTTCCAGCGGAGCGGGGTGGATCTTTTGCCCGAATATGCGGGGAAGTGGATGCGTCCGGCGGCGCATCGCGACGATGCGATTGAATTTCACCCAAGTATGCAGAGAAAGGGCGTGTGGAACGCCCATGGCGGCTGGTACGATGCGGGGGACTATGGCAAGTACATCGTGAACGGAGGGGTGTCTGTGGCGACACTTCTGCTCGCCTGCGAACTGGCGGATGAAAGCCTTTGTGGAGAACCGGTTCCGTGCCAAAATCAGCTCCGTGAGGCGATTCTTGGCGGAGGGGTGGAATCGGGGGATGGCCTCAGGCAGTATAGCCTGAAGGACGAGGTGCGGTTTGAACTGGAATTTTTCTTGCGGATGCAAGATGAGGACGGGGGCGTATTCTTTAAGGTGACGCCGGAACATTGGGACGGCTTTGTTTCGCCGAAAGATTCTGATTTGCTGCAGAAACGCATGATCCTGGGGAAGTCGACGACTTCGACGCTGAATTTTGCGGGTGTATTGGCGGCGGCGCACCGCGTGTATCGCGGAAGCGATGCAGCGTTCGCTGAACGCTGCCTGCAGTCCGCGGTTTCGGCGTACCGCTGGGCGGTCGCGCGCCCGTTCGTGGATTGGCCGCACAATACCGAAGGCAGCGGCGGGTACGGCGACGAACACGCCGAAGATGAATGTTTCTGGGCGCGCGCGATGCTGTACCGCGAACTGCAGACACGCGGCGGTGCTTTCGCTGGGATGACCGCTGCGGAACTCCGCCCGCAGATTCTAGAAGATATGGAAAATTTGCCGCCGAAGTTCGGTGCGGATTGGCGCGATACGCAGAACCTCGGCTGGATGGGGCTTGCCCTGCAGGACCAGGATGTGGAACTGCGGAATAGCGCAAGGAACGCTCTCGAAAAGACCGCTGAAGATATTGTCGAGGCGCAAAAGCACGATGCGTACGGCATTTCCCTTTCCAAGTTTATTTGGGGCAGTAACGGCGAAATTGCAAACCACGCCCTCACCCTTGCCGTCGTGAAACGCTGGAAAAAAGACGGCTGTCTTGATGACGCCTGCGGCAGCGATTGTGGCGAAAATGTTGGCGGCGGCGAGCGCGAAGCCCGTGGAAAGGGTTTGTCTCTTGATTTCTGGTGTCGCGAACTGTTGAACTTTATCTACGGTCGCAATCCTGTAGACGTAAGCTTCGTGACGGGCTCGGCCTGGAGTTCTCCGAAATTTCCGCACCATCGCCTGAGCCATTCGGACGGAGTGACAGAACCGATTCCCGGACTTTTGGTGGGGGGAATTAACTGTGACCGTCAGGATATGCACCGCGCCCCGCATTACCCGGGAGAACTCGCGGGATTCTCGTATACCGATGAGCGTTGCTCTTTTGCGAGCAACGAAACGGCTATCAACTGGAATGCCCCGCTGACAGCGGTCCTTGCCTTACTTTGTTGTTGA